In a single window of the Pseudomonas entomophila genome:
- the gcvT gene encoding glycine cleavage system aminomethyltransferase GcvT, which translates to MGQRTPLYDLHLALGAKTVDFGGWDMPLHYGSQVEEHHQVRSDCGVFDVSHMTVIDIEGCAATPWLQHLLANDVTRLESPGKALYSPLLNGEGGVIDDLIAYRTEAGYRLVANAATRDKVLRWLKQQSAGFKVSFTARPELAILAIQGPQAREKVAALVSAPRAALIRALRPFEGFAEGDWFIARTGYTGEDGLEIILPGEQAPAFFNDLVGAGIAPSGLGARDTLRLEAGMNLYGQDIDETHTPLTSNLGWSVAWEPAGREFIGRAGLLAEIERGVNEKLVGLVLEERGVLRAHQVVRVAGIGEGEITSGSFSPTLSKSIALARVPMATGDRAEVEIRGKWYPVRVVKPTFVRHGKILI; encoded by the coding sequence ATGGGACAGCGTACGCCTCTGTATGACCTGCACCTGGCGCTTGGCGCCAAGACGGTCGACTTCGGCGGTTGGGACATGCCCCTGCACTACGGCTCGCAGGTCGAGGAGCACCATCAGGTGCGCAGTGACTGTGGGGTCTTCGATGTCTCGCACATGACCGTCATCGATATCGAAGGCTGTGCCGCCACACCCTGGCTGCAACATCTGCTCGCCAATGACGTGACGCGCCTGGAAAGCCCCGGCAAGGCGCTGTACAGCCCGTTGCTCAATGGTGAAGGTGGGGTCATCGACGACCTGATCGCCTACCGCACCGAAGCGGGTTATCGCCTGGTGGCCAACGCCGCCACCCGCGACAAGGTGCTGAGATGGTTGAAACAGCAGAGCGCTGGCTTCAAGGTCAGTTTCACCGCTCGCCCGGAGCTGGCGATCCTCGCGATTCAAGGCCCTCAAGCCCGTGAAAAGGTCGCCGCCCTGGTCAGCGCGCCGCGTGCCGCGCTGATCCGCGCATTGCGCCCGTTCGAGGGCTTCGCCGAAGGTGACTGGTTCATCGCCCGCACGGGCTACACCGGCGAGGACGGCCTCGAAATCATCCTCCCCGGCGAACAGGCTCCGGCCTTCTTCAACGACCTGGTCGGCGCGGGCATCGCCCCCAGTGGCCTGGGTGCCCGCGACACGCTGCGCCTGGAAGCCGGCATGAACCTGTACGGCCAGGATATCGACGAAACCCACACACCCCTTACGTCCAATCTTGGCTGGAGCGTCGCCTGGGAGCCGGCTGGCCGCGAGTTCATCGGTCGCGCTGGCCTGCTGGCAGAAATCGAGCGGGGCGTGAACGAAAAACTGGTTGGCCTGGTGCTCGAGGAGCGCGGCGTGTTGCGCGCCCATCAGGTGGTTCGCGTAGCCGGTATTGGCGAAGGGGAGATCACCAGTGGTAGTTTCTCACCTACGCTGAGCAAATCCATTGCCCTGGCGCGCGTGCCCATGGCTACCGGTGATCGTGCCGAGGTGGAGATCCGTGGCAAGTGGTATCCGGTGCGGGTGGTCAAGCCAACCTTCGTGCGCCACGGCAAGATCCTGATCTGA
- the ubiH gene encoding 2-octaprenyl-6-methoxyphenyl hydroxylase, with the protein MSRVNLAIIGGGLVGASLALTLQAAAKARGWKILLIEPFAPGDSFQPSYDARSSALSYGTRQIYEQLGLWQAISRRAEPILQIQVSDRGRFGATRLDASEEGVPALGYVVENAWLGQCLWQAIDSEVISWRCPAEVKAMQAIAGGYRLQLDDDTSLECDLAVLADGGRSGLREQLGIHVRRTPYDQSALIANISPGEAHGGQAFERFTEQGPMALLPLSENRCALVWTRQGMDAKRLAELDERSFLRELQHAFGYRLGALRQVGARHLYPLALVEAEEQVRPHLVVLGNAAHSLHPIAGQGFNLSLRDVQSLADALLAGPQQLGDLATLQVYQKRQRLDQAMTIGFSDQVTRLFGSNQPLMAAGRNIGLLGLDLLPPAKRWFARQAMGLGTRPDPRGQA; encoded by the coding sequence ATGAGCCGGGTCAATCTGGCGATCATCGGTGGCGGCTTGGTGGGTGCCAGCCTGGCGTTGACCCTGCAGGCCGCGGCCAAGGCGCGCGGCTGGAAGATCCTGCTGATCGAGCCGTTCGCCCCGGGCGACAGCTTCCAGCCCAGCTACGACGCGCGCTCCTCGGCGCTTTCCTATGGCACCCGGCAAATCTACGAACAGTTGGGGTTGTGGCAGGCCATCAGCCGTCGTGCCGAACCGATCCTGCAAATCCAGGTTTCCGACCGTGGCCGCTTTGGTGCCACGCGCCTGGACGCCAGCGAGGAGGGCGTGCCGGCACTCGGCTATGTGGTGGAAAACGCCTGGCTCGGCCAGTGCCTGTGGCAGGCCATCGACAGTGAGGTGATCAGCTGGCGTTGCCCGGCTGAAGTGAAAGCCATGCAGGCCATTGCCGGTGGTTATCGCCTGCAACTGGACGATGACACCTCTCTTGAATGCGACCTGGCCGTACTGGCCGATGGCGGTCGCTCTGGCCTGCGCGAGCAGTTGGGCATCCATGTGCGCCGCACGCCCTATGACCAGAGCGCGCTGATCGCCAACATCTCTCCTGGCGAGGCCCACGGCGGGCAAGCCTTTGAGCGCTTCACCGAGCAAGGCCCGATGGCGTTGCTGCCGCTATCCGAAAACCGCTGTGCATTGGTCTGGACCCGCCAGGGGATGGACGCCAAGCGCCTGGCCGAACTCGACGAGCGCAGTTTCCTGCGCGAGCTGCAGCACGCTTTTGGCTATCGCCTGGGCGCGCTGCGGCAGGTGGGCGCCCGCCATCTGTATCCGCTGGCGCTGGTCGAGGCCGAGGAGCAGGTGCGCCCGCACCTGGTGGTGCTGGGCAACGCCGCCCACAGTCTGCACCCGATTGCCGGCCAGGGTTTCAACCTGTCGCTGCGCGATGTGCAGTCGCTGGCCGATGCGTTGCTGGCCGGCCCGCAGCAACTCGGCGACCTGGCCACGTTGCAGGTCTACCAGAAACGCCAGCGCCTCGACCAGGCGATGACCATCGGCTTCTCTGACCAGGTCACTCGCTTGTTTGGCAGCAACCAGCCTTTGATGGCTGCCGGACGAAATATCGGCCTGCTCGGCCTTGACTTGCTGCCACCCGCAAAACGCTGGTTCGCCCGCCAGGCCATGGGCCTGGGTACACGCCCCGACCCACGAGGCCAGGCATGA
- the gcvH gene encoding glycine cleavage system protein GcvH, which yields MSNIPADLRFAESHEWARLEADGTVTVGISDHAQQALGDVVFVELAEVGKVFAAGDAAGVVESVKAASDIYAPVGGEVIAVNDELADSPELLNEEPYEAWIFKLKPSDKAELDKLLDAAGYKAAIGE from the coding sequence ATGAGCAATATCCCCGCCGACCTGCGTTTTGCCGAAAGCCATGAATGGGCGCGCCTGGAAGCCGATGGCACTGTGACCGTGGGCATCAGCGACCATGCCCAGCAAGCCCTGGGTGACGTGGTGTTCGTCGAACTGGCCGAAGTCGGCAAGGTGTTCGCGGCCGGTGACGCTGCGGGCGTGGTCGAGTCGGTCAAGGCTGCTTCGGACATCTACGCGCCGGTGGGCGGCGAAGTGATCGCGGTCAACGACGAGCTGGCCGACAGCCCGGAGCTGCTCAACGAAGAACCCTACGAGGCATGGATCTTCAAGCTGAAGCCGAGCGACAAGGCTGAGTTGGACAAGCTGCTGGATGCTGCCGGGTACAAGGCTGCGATCGGCGAGTGA
- a CDS encoding extracellular solute-binding protein codes for MLSRKPLLAALALTLFGGTAQAADEVVVYSSRIDELIKPVFDAYTAKTGVKIKFITDKEAPLMQRIKAEGENGVADLLLTVDAGNLWQAEQMGILQPIKSDIIDQNIPSQYRASSHDWTGLSLRARTIVYSTERVKPSELSTYEALADKNWEGRLCLRTAKKVYNQSLTATLIENHGEAATEKLVKGWVNNLSTDVFSDDTALLQAIAAGQCDVGIVNTYYYGRLHKEKPNLPVKLFWPNQGDRGVHVNLSGIGLTKHAPHPEAAKKLVEWMTGEEAQKLFADINQEFPANPKVKPSEEVAAWGSFKADSIPVEVAGKRQAEAIRLMDRAGWN; via the coding sequence ATGTTATCCCGCAAGCCCCTACTGGCCGCCCTGGCCCTCACGTTGTTCGGCGGCACCGCCCAGGCGGCGGATGAAGTGGTGGTGTACTCCTCGCGCATCGACGAGCTGATCAAGCCGGTATTCGACGCCTATACCGCCAAGACCGGGGTGAAGATCAAGTTCATCACCGACAAGGAAGCCCCGCTGATGCAGCGCATCAAGGCCGAGGGCGAGAACGGCGTGGCCGACCTGCTGCTCACCGTCGATGCCGGCAACCTCTGGCAGGCCGAGCAGATGGGCATCCTGCAGCCGATCAAGTCGGACATCATCGACCAGAATATCCCTTCGCAGTACCGCGCCTCGTCCCATGACTGGACCGGCCTGAGCCTGCGCGCGCGGACCATCGTCTACTCCACCGAACGGGTCAAGCCGTCCGAGCTGAGCACCTACGAGGCCCTGGCCGACAAGAACTGGGAAGGTCGCCTGTGCCTGCGCACGGCGAAGAAGGTCTACAACCAGTCGCTGACCGCCACCCTGATCGAGAACCACGGCGAGGCCGCGACCGAGAAGCTGGTCAAGGGCTGGGTCAACAACCTCTCCACCGACGTGTTCTCCGACGACACCGCATTGCTCCAGGCCATCGCCGCCGGCCAGTGCGACGTGGGCATCGTCAACACCTACTACTACGGCCGCCTGCACAAGGAGAAGCCGAACCTGCCGGTGAAACTGTTCTGGCCCAACCAAGGCGACCGTGGCGTGCATGTCAACCTGTCGGGCATCGGCCTGACCAAGCATGCGCCGCACCCGGAGGCGGCAAAGAAACTGGTTGAGTGGATGACTGGCGAAGAGGCGCAGAAACTGTTCGCCGACATCAACCAGGAGTTCCCGGCCAACCCGAAGGTCAAGCCGTCGGAGGAAGTGGCGGCGTGGGGTAGCTTCAAGGCCGACAGCATTCCAGTGGAAGTAGCCGGTAAGCGCCAGGCCGAGGCCATTCGCTTGATGGATCGGGCTGGCTGGAACTGA
- a CDS encoding DUF4442 domain-containing protein: protein MSDPRKLARRARMLRWLLNFYPPYLGAGIHIQEISPDMRRVKVRMKLTRWNRNYVGTQFGGSLYSMVDPFYMLLLIEQLGREYIVWDKAASIDFISPGKGPVYAELHVDDALLDDIRQQTASGKKYLPRLQVEIRDGTGELVARVDKTLYVRLKPQARQA from the coding sequence ATGAGCGACCCTCGCAAGCTCGCGCGGCGGGCCCGCATGCTGCGCTGGCTGTTGAACTTCTACCCGCCCTACCTCGGCGCCGGCATCCATATCCAGGAAATCAGCCCGGACATGCGCCGTGTCAAGGTGCGCATGAAGCTGACGCGGTGGAATCGCAACTACGTCGGCACCCAGTTCGGCGGCAGCCTGTACTCGATGGTCGACCCGTTCTACATGCTGCTACTGATCGAGCAGTTGGGGCGCGAATACATCGTCTGGGACAAGGCTGCCAGTATCGATTTCATCTCGCCGGGCAAAGGCCCGGTATATGCCGAACTGCACGTCGACGACGCGCTGCTGGACGACATCCGCCAGCAGACCGCCAGCGGCAAGAAATACCTGCCCCGGCTGCAGGTGGAGATCCGTGACGGCACCGGCGAGCTGGTGGCGCGGGTCGACAAAACCCTATACGTGCGGCTCAAGCCGCAAGCGAGGCAGGCGTAA
- a CDS encoding DUF2388 domain-containing protein, translated as MRFKTAIAATILFSLPIGSAMADTFWRNVISSGATTASTYLTFKDHKLIVAAQDDAGSFVASEGAIRGPYLEAAMRQVRADNPGVQASDMELANAILAKNAVAE; from the coding sequence ATGCGTTTCAAAACAGCCATCGCAGCCACCATCCTGTTCTCGCTGCCCATTGGCTCCGCCATGGCCGACACGTTCTGGCGTAACGTCATTTCCTCCGGCGCCACCACCGCCTCGACCTACCTGACGTTCAAGGATCACAAGCTGATCGTCGCCGCCCAGGACGACGCCGGCAGCTTCGTCGCCAGCGAGGGTGCGATCCGCGGGCCATACCTGGAAGCTGCAATGCGCCAAGTGCGCGCGGACAACCCGGGCGTCCAGGCCAGTGACATGGAGCTGGCCAACGCGATCCTGGCCAAGAACGCCGTGGCCGAATAA
- a CDS encoding ABC transporter permease, whose amino-acid sequence MPHTLQRRWYLPVFLTAALVLLPLSILLISWQSVDTQIWSHLLDTQMGRLLGNTLTLVAGVGIGVTVLGVSLAWLTSLCEFPGRRWLDWALMLPFAIPAYVLAFVFVGLLDFAGPVQTALREVFGPMRLPRVRATGGVITVLVLVFYPYVYLLARTAFLAQGKGLMEAARVLGLSPLQAFWRVALPMARPAIGAGIALALMETLADFGAVSVFNFDTFTTAIYKTWYGFFSLSSAAQLASLLLLAVILVLYGERRARGASRSGHERPRGQALYHLRGIKAFAASAWCLLVFACAFVIPLLQLLAWFWQRGRHDLDERYFGLVMHTLYLGGMAALITVSVAMLLAFARRQAPTTGIRAGVGLANLGYAVPGSVLAVSIMLAFSYLDNQWVIPLSQWLGGAGKPLLLGSLSALLLAYLVRFIAVAYGPLESSLERIRPSLPEASRSLGVGGPGLFFKVYLPLLVPGALSAALLVFVDVLKEMPATLLMRPFGWDTLAVRVFEMTSEGEWARASLPALTLVLVGLLPVIGLIRRSAHRPGPRR is encoded by the coding sequence TTGCCCCATACCCTCCAACGCCGCTGGTACCTCCCGGTCTTCCTCACCGCTGCCCTGGTCCTGCTGCCGCTGAGCATCCTGCTGATCTCATGGCAGTCGGTCGACACGCAGATCTGGTCGCACCTGCTCGACACCCAGATGGGCCGCCTGCTGGGCAACACCCTCACGCTGGTAGCGGGCGTGGGCATCGGCGTGACCGTCCTGGGTGTGAGCCTGGCCTGGCTCACCAGCCTTTGCGAGTTCCCTGGCCGGCGTTGGCTCGACTGGGCACTGATGCTCCCATTCGCCATCCCCGCCTATGTGCTGGCGTTCGTCTTTGTCGGCCTGCTGGATTTCGCCGGCCCCGTGCAGACGGCGCTGCGCGAAGTGTTCGGGCCCATGCGCCTGCCGCGGGTGCGCGCCACCGGCGGGGTGATCACGGTGCTGGTGCTGGTGTTCTACCCCTACGTCTACCTGCTGGCACGCACCGCGTTCCTGGCCCAGGGCAAGGGCTTGATGGAGGCGGCGCGGGTGCTTGGGTTGTCGCCCCTGCAAGCGTTCTGGCGCGTGGCCCTGCCCATGGCACGCCCAGCCATCGGAGCGGGCATCGCCCTGGCGCTGATGGAAACGTTGGCCGATTTCGGCGCGGTGTCGGTGTTCAACTTCGATACCTTCACCACGGCGATCTACAAGACCTGGTACGGCTTCTTCAGCCTGTCCAGCGCGGCGCAGCTGGCGAGCTTGCTGTTGCTGGCGGTCATTCTGGTGTTGTACGGCGAGCGCCGTGCCCGGGGTGCCAGCCGCAGTGGTCATGAACGACCACGTGGCCAGGCGCTTTACCACCTGCGCGGTATCAAGGCGTTCGCTGCCAGCGCCTGGTGCCTGCTGGTGTTCGCCTGCGCCTTCGTCATCCCGCTGCTGCAACTGCTGGCGTGGTTCTGGCAGCGAGGTCGGCACGACCTGGATGAGCGCTATTTCGGGCTGGTCATGCACACCCTGTATCTGGGCGGCATGGCCGCGTTGATTACCGTCAGCGTGGCCATGCTGCTGGCCTTCGCCCGCCGCCAGGCGCCCACCACGGGGATTCGTGCCGGGGTCGGGCTGGCCAACCTGGGCTACGCGGTGCCCGGCTCGGTGCTTGCCGTGTCGATCATGCTGGCGTTCAGCTACCTGGACAACCAGTGGGTGATACCGCTGTCGCAGTGGCTGGGCGGGGCGGGCAAGCCGCTGTTGCTGGGCAGCTTGTCAGCGCTGCTGCTGGCCTACCTGGTGCGCTTCATCGCGGTCGCCTACGGGCCGTTGGAAAGCAGCCTGGAGCGCATCCGCCCCTCCTTGCCGGAGGCATCGCGCAGCCTTGGTGTTGGCGGGCCAGGATTGTTTTTCAAGGTGTATCTGCCGTTGCTGGTGCCCGGAGCCCTGAGCGCCGCATTGCTGGTGTTTGTCGATGTGCTCAAGGAAATGCCGGCCACGTTGCTGATGCGCCCGTTCGGCTGGGACACTCTGGCCGTGCGCGTGTTCGAGATGACCAGTGAGGGTGAATGGGCGCGGGCTTCGCTGCCGGCATTGACCTTGGTGCTGGTCGGTTTGCTGCCGGTGATCGGCCTTATTCGCCGTTCGGCCCATCGTCCGGGGCCTCGGCGATAA
- the gcvP gene encoding aminomethyl-transferring glycine dehydrogenase: MSQSPSLSQLQELNPFLRRHLGPDGPEQQAMLEALGVASRDELIEQTVPPGIRFNRPLDLPPALDEQAALDKLAGYAAQNQLWTSLIGMGYHATVTPTVILRNVLENPGWYTAYTPYQPEIAQGRLEALLNFQQMVIDLTGLALANASLLDEATAAAEAMALAKRVARSKSNSFFVDEHCHPQTLSVLKTRAEGFGFELIIDSVDNLAQHKVFGALLQYPDTHGEVRDLRPLIDQLHSQQALACVAADILSLVVLTPPGELGADVVLGSTQRFGVPMGYGGPHAAYFACRDDFKRAMPGRIIGVSRDARGNTALRMALQTREQHIRREKANSNICTAQVLLANIAGFYAVYHGPEGLQRIAQRVHRLTFILAAGLEAKGIKRLNQHFFDTLTLDVGGTQAAIITSAEDARINLRILGRGHLGVSLDETCDEATVYKLFDIFLGVDHGLDIAELDQKALPEGIPGALVRRTPILQHPVFNLHHSETEMLRYLKQLENKDLALNQSMIPLGSCTMKLNATSEMIPITWPAFSQPHPFAPLTQMKGYKLMIDELERWLCAITGFDAICMQPNSGAQGEYAGLMAITRYHRSRHQPRRTLCLIPSSAHGTNPASAQMAGMDVVIVECDEHGNIDFDDLKAKAQAAGDRLSCLMVTYPSTHGVYEEGIREICEVVHQQGGQVYMDGANLNAQVGLTRPADIGADVSHMNLHKTFCIPHGGGGPGMGPIGIRAHLKPFVASHPVVPVPGLDPNMTAVSAAPWGSASILPISWMYIAMMGPQLADASEVAILSANYLASQLRDAFPVLYRGRNERVAHECILDLRPLKALTGISEEDVAKRLMDYGFHAPTMSFPVPGTLMVEPTESESKAELDRFVEAMLAIRAEISQVQEGNWPVEDNPLKHAPHTLADVLAPWDRPYSIEQGVAPSAHARQHKYWPAVNRVDNVYGDRNLFCACVPVEAYR, encoded by the coding sequence ATGTCCCAGTCGCCATCCCTGAGTCAACTGCAAGAGCTCAACCCTTTCCTGCGTCGCCACCTGGGCCCCGACGGCCCGGAGCAGCAGGCCATGCTCGAGGCACTGGGTGTCGCCAGCCGCGATGAGCTGATCGAACAGACGGTGCCGCCCGGCATTCGCTTCAACCGTCCCCTCGACTTGCCGCCAGCGCTCGACGAACAGGCCGCACTCGACAAGCTCGCTGGCTACGCCGCGCAGAACCAGCTGTGGACCAGCCTGATCGGCATGGGCTATCACGCCACCGTCACCCCCACAGTCATCCTGCGCAACGTACTGGAGAACCCGGGCTGGTACACCGCCTACACGCCGTATCAACCGGAGATCGCCCAGGGGCGTCTGGAGGCGTTGCTGAATTTCCAGCAGATGGTCATCGACCTGACCGGCTTGGCCCTGGCCAACGCCTCGCTGCTCGACGAGGCTACCGCCGCCGCCGAAGCCATGGCCTTGGCCAAGCGCGTGGCGCGCAGCAAGAGCAACAGCTTTTTCGTCGACGAGCATTGCCATCCACAGACGCTATCGGTGCTCAAGACGCGCGCCGAGGGCTTCGGCTTCGAACTGATCATCGATTCTGTGGATAACCTGGCCCAGCACAAGGTGTTCGGGGCCTTGCTGCAGTACCCGGACACCCACGGCGAAGTGCGTGACCTGCGTCCCCTCATCGACCAGTTGCACAGCCAGCAAGCGTTGGCTTGCGTGGCCGCGGACATCCTCAGCCTGGTGGTGCTCACGCCACCGGGCGAGCTGGGGGCGGACGTGGTGCTCGGTTCGACCCAGCGCTTCGGCGTGCCCATGGGTTACGGCGGGCCCCATGCCGCCTATTTCGCCTGCCGCGACGACTTCAAGCGGGCCATGCCCGGGCGCATCATCGGTGTGTCCCGCGATGCCCGTGGCAACACCGCGCTGCGCATGGCGCTGCAGACCCGCGAGCAACATATCCGCCGCGAGAAGGCCAACTCCAACATCTGTACGGCGCAGGTGCTGCTGGCCAACATTGCCGGCTTCTACGCCGTCTACCACGGCCCCGAAGGCCTGCAGCGCATCGCCCAGCGCGTGCACCGGCTGACCTTCATCCTCGCCGCCGGGCTCGAGGCCAAGGGCATCAAACGCCTCAACCAGCACTTCTTCGATACCCTTACGCTGGACGTCGGTGGCACCCAGGCAGCGATCATCACCAGCGCTGAGGATGCGCGTATCAACCTGCGCATCCTCGGGCGTGGGCACCTGGGTGTCAGCCTGGACGAAACCTGTGACGAAGCGACGGTGTACAAGCTGTTCGACATCTTCCTCGGTGTCGACCATGGGCTGGATATCGCCGAGCTGGACCAGAAGGCGCTGCCCGAAGGCATCCCCGGGGCGCTGGTACGGCGCACGCCTATCCTGCAGCACCCGGTATTCAACCTGCACCACAGCGAAACCGAGATGCTGCGTTATCTCAAGCAACTGGAGAACAAGGACCTGGCGCTGAACCAGTCGATGATCCCTCTGGGCTCCTGCACCATGAAACTCAATGCCACCAGCGAGATGATCCCCATCACTTGGCCGGCATTCTCTCAACCACACCCGTTCGCCCCGCTCACCCAGATGAAGGGCTACAAGTTGATGATCGACGAGCTGGAACGCTGGTTGTGCGCGATCACCGGGTTCGACGCCATCTGCATGCAGCCCAACTCTGGCGCCCAGGGCGAGTATGCAGGGCTGATGGCCATTACCCGCTATCACCGCAGCCGCCATCAGCCCAGGCGCACCCTGTGCCTGATCCCGTCGTCGGCCCATGGCACCAACCCGGCATCGGCGCAGATGGCGGGGATGGACGTGGTGATCGTCGAATGCGACGAGCACGGCAACATCGACTTCGACGACCTCAAGGCCAAGGCCCAGGCTGCCGGTGATCGGTTGTCATGCCTGATGGTCACCTACCCGTCGACCCATGGTGTGTATGAAGAGGGCATCCGCGAGATCTGCGAGGTGGTGCACCAGCAGGGTGGCCAGGTGTACATGGACGGTGCCAATCTCAATGCTCAGGTCGGCCTGACGCGGCCCGCCGATATCGGTGCCGACGTGTCGCACATGAACCTGCACAAGACCTTCTGCATCCCCCATGGCGGTGGCGGCCCAGGCATGGGCCCGATCGGCATCCGTGCCCACCTCAAGCCGTTCGTCGCCAGTCACCCGGTGGTGCCGGTGCCCGGCCTGGACCCGAACATGACGGCGGTCAGCGCCGCGCCCTGGGGCAGTGCCAGTATCTTGCCGATCAGCTGGATGTACATCGCCATGATGGGGCCGCAACTGGCCGACGCCAGCGAGGTGGCGATCCTGTCGGCCAACTACCTTGCCAGCCAGCTACGCGATGCCTTCCCGGTGCTCTACCGCGGGCGCAACGAGCGTGTGGCCCACGAGTGCATCCTCGATTTGCGCCCGCTCAAGGCGCTGACCGGCATCAGCGAGGAGGATGTGGCCAAGCGCCTGATGGACTATGGCTTCCATGCACCGACCATGTCGTTCCCGGTGCCAGGCACGCTGATGGTCGAGCCCACCGAGAGCGAGTCTAAGGCGGAGCTGGATCGGTTCGTCGAGGCGATGTTGGCGATCCGCGCGGAAATCAGTCAAGTACAGGAAGGTAACTGGCCAGTTGAGGACAACCCGCTCAAGCATGCCCCGCATACCCTGGCCGATGTGCTGGCGCCGTGGGACCGGCCCTACAGCATCGAGCAGGGCGTCGCCCCCAGCGCTCACGCGCGCCAGCACAAGTACTGGCCGGCGGTGAACCGGGTCGACAACGTGTATGGGGACAGAAATCTGTTCTGTGCGTGTGTGCCGGTGGAGGCGTATCGCTAA
- a CDS encoding 2-octaprenyl-3-methyl-6-methoxy-1,4-benzoquinol hydroxylase, whose product MRADLLIVGAGMVGSALALALRHSGLEVLLLDGGPLSVKPFDSDAAFEPRVSALSAASQRILERVGAWEGIARRRVSPYSDMRVWDGSGTGEIHFSAASVHAQVLGHIVENRVVQDGLLERLHDSDVGLLPNARLEQLRRSGDEWLLTLADGRQLRAPLVIAADGANSAVRRLAGCQTREWDYLHHAIVTSVRCSEAHRGTAWQRFTDEGPLAFLPLDRDGRQDWCSIVWSTTPEQAEQAMAMGDEAFCKALERAFEGRLGGVLQADPRVCVPLRQRHAKRYVEEGLALIGDAAHTIHPLAGQGVNLGFLDAAVLAEELVRACERGERLADVKVLSRFERRRMPHNLALMAAMEGFERLFQANPLPLRWLRNSGLKLVEQIPEAKALFVRQALGLSGDLPELARA is encoded by the coding sequence ATGCGCGCGGATCTGTTGATTGTCGGTGCCGGTATGGTCGGCAGCGCCCTGGCCCTGGCCTTGCGCCACAGCGGCTTGGAAGTCCTCCTGCTCGACGGCGGCCCGCTGTCGGTCAAACCCTTCGATAGCGACGCGGCGTTCGAGCCGCGAGTCAGCGCCCTGTCGGCGGCCAGCCAGCGTATCCTCGAACGTGTGGGGGCCTGGGAGGGCATTGCCCGGCGGCGCGTCTCGCCGTATTCGGACATGCGTGTGTGGGATGGCAGTGGCACCGGCGAGATCCATTTCTCGGCGGCCAGCGTGCATGCGCAGGTGCTGGGCCATATCGTCGAGAACCGCGTCGTCCAGGACGGCCTGCTGGAGCGCCTGCACGACAGCGATGTCGGCCTGCTGCCCAACGCCCGCCTGGAACAACTGCGCCGGTCCGGTGACGAATGGCTGCTGACCCTGGCCGATGGCCGCCAACTGCGTGCACCGCTGGTGATCGCCGCCGATGGCGCCAACTCGGCGGTGCGGCGCCTGGCGGGTTGCCAGACCCGTGAATGGGATTACCTGCACCACGCCATCGTCACCAGCGTGCGTTGCAGCGAGGCACACCGGGGCACCGCCTGGCAGCGCTTCACCGACGAAGGCCCGCTGGCCTTCCTGCCGCTCGATCGCGATGGCCGGCAGGATTGGTGCTCGATCGTCTGGTCGACCACGCCGGAGCAGGCCGAGCAGGCCATGGCGATGGGCGACGAGGCGTTCTGCAAGGCGCTGGAGCGTGCCTTCGAGGGCCGCCTGGGCGGGGTGTTGCAGGCCGACCCAAGGGTCTGCGTGCCGCTGCGCCAGCGCCACGCCAAACGCTACGTGGAGGAAGGGCTGGCGCTGATCGGCGACGCGGCCCATACCATTCACCCGCTGGCGGGGCAGGGGGTCAACCTGGGCTTCCTCGATGCCGCCGTGCTGGCCGAAGAGTTGGTGCGGGCCTGTGAACGTGGCGAACGCTTGGCCGATGTGAAGGTGCTGAGCCGTTTCGAGCGTCGGCGGATGCCGCACAACCTGGCGTTGATGGCGGCGATGGAGGGTTTCGAGCGGTTGTTCCAGGCCAATCCGTTGCCGCTGCGCTGGTTGCGCAATAGTGGATTGAAGCTGGTGGAGCAGATACCCGAGGCCAAAGCGTTGTTCGTGCGCCAGGCGCTGGGGCTGTCCGGGGACCTGCCGGAGCTGGCGCGGGCTTGA